The following are encoded together in the Caldisericum sp. genome:
- a CDS encoding electron transfer flavoprotein subunit alpha/FixB family protein has protein sequence MKALVVYKTELPDIDYLKGIFTDIKVANIDGNANGDFLPSKPLETSIQGVEFLSKIKNILDFDVIIFSNEILPKEIASYFASKNNLASISHVSGIEAKDDLSFIVYSWKNLGLKIASKTKPTVIIANLKPFNGDYPNGDKEIIEVKDESDIEFVRTKEINFTNEIKSKITIGVGLGVSKELLNSIFELADKISAKVVCTRPVADLGYLPYDRVVGDTGSTLHTDIYIALGISGAQQHLNSVQAGKIIAVNKDPSAPIFSKAQIKINEKVEDILPGVIEWAKSF, from the coding sequence ATGAAAGCACTTGTAGTTTATAAAACTGAACTTCCTGATATTGATTATTTGAAGGGAATTTTTACTGATATAAAAGTTGCAAATATTGATGGAAATGCGAATGGTGATTTTCTTCCATCGAAACCTCTCGAAACATCAATTCAGGGTGTAGAATTTCTTTCGAAAATTAAGAATATTCTTGATTTTGATGTTATTATTTTTTCAAATGAAATTTTACCAAAAGAAATTGCTTCCTACTTTGCCTCAAAGAATAACCTTGCTTCAATTTCACACGTAAGCGGTATAGAGGCTAAAGATGATTTGTCTTTTATCGTTTATAGTTGGAAAAACCTTGGTCTAAAGATAGCATCAAAAACAAAACCAACCGTTATTATTGCAAATCTAAAGCCCTTTAATGGTGACTATCCCAATGGAGACAAAGAAATTATCGAAGTTAAAGATGAAAGCGATATTGAATTTGTGCGGACAAAAGAGATTAATTTTACAAATGAAATAAAGTCAAAGATAACAATAGGCGTTGGGCTTGGCGTATCTAAGGAATTGCTAAATTCTATTTTTGAACTTGCGGATAAAATCTCTGCGAAGGTTGTTTGTACTCGTCCGGTTGCTGATCTTGGCTATCTTCCATACGATAGAGTTGTTGGAGATACGGGCAGTACATTGCATACAGATATTTATATTGCATTAGGGATATCTGGTGCACAGCAACATCTCAATAGTGTTCAAGCAGGAAAAATTATAGCGGTAAATAAAGATCCATCTGCACCAATTTTTTCAAAAGCACAAATAAAGATAAATGAGAAGGTTGAGGATATTTTACCAGGAGTTATTGAATGGGCGAAAAGTTTTTAA
- a CDS encoding molybdopterin molybdotransferase MoeA, producing the protein MGEKFLKVYGYNEAIEKILDTFEINIKILSIPVENSFGYYLAEDVTSKIDLPPFRKSLVDGFAVKSSDVKGATESNPVFLKNLGEIKIGTKPEFVIEEGTTCYVPTGGAVPEGADAVVMLEDTEVKGDTVFVFKDVQSSQNMFEQGVELEKGKVILEKGTRINERNIGLLNSVGVEFVNVIEPIRVGLFSTGDEITDEHPLPYGKIFDFNRITLKNLITKDGFIVSDYGIIKDNRDAITYALKTALNENDLVITTGGTSKGNFDFTVNTINSLGTPGVIIHGLNASPGKPTIFGVVEKKLLIGLSGNPLASFMIYSIVVRKILSKKIGIRFNESKIVGRLSSQVNSRKGREEFVLGKLTISQNENLIEPVFADSSFVFVINNSQGYFKIPQDKEGLNAGDFVEFFLW; encoded by the coding sequence ATGGGCGAAAAGTTTTTAAAAGTCTACGGATATAACGAAGCGATAGAAAAAATATTAGATACTTTCGAGATAAATATAAAAATACTTTCAATTCCGGTGGAAAATTCTTTTGGATATTATCTTGCAGAGGATGTCACTTCAAAAATTGATCTCCCTCCTTTTAGAAAATCTTTAGTTGATGGTTTTGCCGTTAAATCATCGGATGTAAAGGGAGCAACCGAAAGCAATCCTGTTTTTTTAAAAAACTTAGGCGAAATTAAGATAGGAACAAAACCTGAGTTTGTAATTGAAGAAGGAACTACTTGCTATGTTCCTACAGGAGGTGCTGTTCCCGAAGGCGCTGATGCGGTTGTAATGCTTGAAGACACAGAAGTAAAAGGAGACACGGTTTTTGTTTTTAAAGATGTTCAGTCCTCTCAAAATATGTTTGAGCAGGGAGTCGAACTTGAAAAAGGTAAAGTGATCCTTGAAAAAGGGACAAGAATTAATGAAAGGAATATTGGCTTATTGAATTCGGTAGGAGTTGAATTTGTTAATGTGATAGAGCCGATAAGGGTAGGTCTGTTTTCAACGGGAGACGAGATTACCGACGAACATCCTTTACCATACGGAAAAATTTTTGATTTTAACAGAATTACGCTTAAGAACCTGATTACAAAAGATGGCTTTATTGTATCTGATTACGGCATTATAAAAGATAATCGTGATGCGATAACATATGCTTTAAAAACGGCTTTAAATGAAAATGATCTTGTTATAACAACTGGAGGAACAAGTAAAGGGAACTTTGATTTCACAGTAAATACCATTAATTCTCTAGGAACTCCTGGAGTTATTATTCATGGTTTAAATGCATCTCCTGGTAAACCTACGATTTTTGGTGTCGTAGAAAAGAAATTGTTAATAGGTCTATCAGGAAATCCTCTTGCATCTTTTATGATTTACTCAATTGTAGTAAGAAAAATTTTATCAAAGAAAATAGGCATTCGTTTTAATGAAAGCAAAATTGTTGGTAGGCTTTCATCTCAAGTAAATTCAAGAAAAGGAAGAGAAGAGTTTGTGCTTGGAAAACTAACAATTTCTCAAAACGAAAATTTAATAGAACCAGTATTTGCTGATTCTTCATTTGTATTTGTAATTAATAATTCTCAAGGGTATTTTAAAATTCCCCAGGATAAAGAAGGCCTCAACGCAGGAGATTTTGTTGAATTCTTCCTGTGGTGA
- a CDS encoding bacterio-opsin activator, translating to MIIVGSSEIPQNEFEDLVARVFSKSIDLLGGIVKLAEYRTLTWLPSLARATLAVVLKEEYLRSEEEIAQKVGITKNTVRNIIRADPQLALEKIKRLEELTKEEAKELKTHTAGGIAKLAYKLVKGGEDAKVLVNFSSAVLEDMMKTLEIPWAYMVLKRIKGINFPITSHEVLQDKLMDVTYKETKLIDILANLQYPISTPAQLIKEIKEHLKMKEQ from the coding sequence ATGATTATTGTAGGTAGCAGTGAAATTCCTCAAAATGAATTTGAGGATCTCGTTGCAAGAGTATTCTCGAAGTCCATTGACCTTTTGGGAGGAATCGTAAAACTTGCTGAGTACAGAACGCTTACATGGTTACCGTCGCTTGCAAGAGCAACGCTTGCGGTTGTATTAAAGGAAGAGTATCTCCGTTCAGAAGAAGAAATTGCCCAAAAGGTTGGGATAACAAAAAATACTGTAAGGAACATCATAAGAGCTGATCCACAACTTGCGCTTGAAAAAATTAAAAGACTTGAAGAACTAACTAAGGAAGAAGCAAAGGAATTAAAGACACATACTGCAGGTGGTATTGCAAAATTAGCTTACAAACTTGTAAAAGGCGGAGAGGATGCTAAGGTTCTTGTTAACTTCAGTTCAGCTGTCCTCGAAGATATGATGAAGACATTAGAAATACCATGGGCATATATGGTACTTAAAAGAATAAAAGGAATAAACTTTCCAATTACATCACACGAAGTGCTTCAGGATAAACTTATGGATGTGACTTATAAAGAAACGAAACTTATTGATATTTTAGCTAACCTACAGTATCCTATAAGTACACCTGCGCAGTTAATAAAAGAAATTAAAGAACACTTAAAGATGAAAGAACAGTAG
- a CDS encoding KaiC domain-containing protein, whose product MYGVPTGIEGLDDLFFIVKDEKGKLVKKTLGGIPAYSVFNITGVSDTGKSLMVEQFTVEQASKGSKVAFITVESPANFVAASLQIRATAMGYNFKDFEDNIILIDAASSYNLRENIPDLLATLAYVIQNYKVRFTVIDSVTGLFESKEMFARAIVRRLFNFMKSWYQTAIFVSQKRSGHEELTAEAAGGYAVGHIVDGTMVVAKELIDSQYKAKIYKKPLGDIVRLFRIDGCRLSGHDTRTHFLEITESGIVKIKEPIGGGDVE is encoded by the coding sequence ATATACGGAGTTCCAACAGGTATAGAAGGGCTGGATGATTTGTTTTTTATTGTAAAGGATGAAAAAGGAAAATTGGTAAAGAAAACTTTAGGCGGCATACCAGCATATTCCGTTTTTAACATCACGGGTGTAAGTGATACTGGTAAATCTCTTATGGTTGAGCAATTTACAGTTGAACAGGCAAGTAAAGGTTCGAAGGTTGCATTTATAACCGTAGAATCACCAGCAAACTTTGTTGCAGCGTCTCTTCAAATAAGGGCAACTGCAATGGGTTATAACTTCAAAGATTTCGAAGATAATATTATATTAATTGACGCAGCATCGTCATACAATCTGAGAGAAAATATCCCTGACTTGCTTGCAACGCTTGCATATGTTATCCAAAACTACAAAGTCAGGTTCACAGTAATAGACTCTGTAACAGGACTTTTTGAAAGCAAGGAAATGTTTGCAAGGGCAATAGTAAGGAGGCTATTCAACTTCATGAAATCCTGGTATCAGACTGCAATCTTTGTTTCACAGAAGAGAAGTGGTCATGAAGAATTAACTGCAGAAGCAGCTGGTGGATATGCAGTTGGGCACATTGTCGATGGTACTATGGTCGTTGCAAAAGAACTCATTGATAGTCAATACAAAGCAAAAATTTACAAAAAGCCTTTGGGCGATATAGTAAGACTATTTAGAATCGACGGTTGCAGACTTTCAGGTCACGATACAAGGACTCACTTTTTAGAAATAACTGAGTCAGGTATTGTAAAAATCAAGGAGCCAATAGGAGGAGGTGATGTAGAATGA
- the rpsB gene encoding 30S ribosomal protein S2 translates to MSVVSMKELLEAGVHFGHQTKRWDPRMKEYIFTERNGIHIFDLRLTVQKIEEAYKFVVDVTRQGGKIIFVGTKKAAQDIVKEEAERCGMPYVNERWVGGLLTNFQTVRKSINRLKELEKLEQEGYFDTISVKERVKLERELAKLRKLYGGLKDMVTLPWAIFVTDTHKERSAILEARKIKIPIIGICDTNSNPEEIDYPIPGNDDAIRSLRLITSIIANAVIEGKEGKVEKEEIEEEVSEEELLTKEFDFEEFEDYKK, encoded by the coding sequence ATGAGTGTAGTTTCAATGAAGGAACTTCTTGAAGCAGGTGTCCATTTTGGACATCAGACGAAGAGATGGGATCCACGAATGAAGGAGTACATTTTTACAGAAAGAAACGGGATCCATATCTTTGACTTAAGGCTTACTGTCCAAAAGATAGAGGAAGCCTATAAGTTTGTAGTTGACGTTACGAGGCAGGGTGGAAAGATTATTTTTGTGGGTACAAAAAAGGCTGCTCAGGACATCGTAAAGGAAGAGGCAGAAAGATGCGGAATGCCCTATGTGAATGAACGTTGGGTTGGTGGTCTTTTAACAAACTTCCAAACCGTCCGCAAGAGCATTAACAGATTAAAAGAACTTGAGAAACTTGAACAGGAAGGGTATTTTGATACCATTTCTGTTAAAGAAAGAGTTAAACTTGAGCGAGAATTAGCAAAACTTAGAAAACTTTATGGCGGTCTTAAAGACATGGTAACTCTTCCATGGGCAATTTTTGTAACGGACACTCACAAAGAGAGAAGTGCTATTCTCGAGGCAAGAAAAATAAAGATACCGATTATTGGTATTTGTGATACAAATTCTAACCCAGAAGAAATTGATTATCCTATCCCTGGCAATGACGATGCGATCCGTTCACTTAGGCTTATTACTTCAATAATTGCAAATGCAGTGATTGAAGGAAAAGAAGGAAAAGTTGAAAAGGAAGAAATTGAGGAAGAAGTAAGCGAAGAAGAACTTCTTACAAAAGAGTTTGACTTCGAAGAGTTTGAAGATTATAAAAAATAA
- the tsf gene encoding translation elongation factor Ts: protein MGLDLIKELRARTGAGISDCKKALEEANGDIEKAIDILRERGIAKAVKKSGRVTNEGVIAAYIHPGSQLGVLVEVNCETDFVARTDEFKKLADEIALQIAASSPEYVSREDVPQDVIEKEKEIYRKQLEEEGKPANVIDRIIEGKIETFFKEHCLLEQPYLRDESITIEQLIKEHIAKFGENITVRRFARFKVGE from the coding sequence ATGGGTTTAGATTTAATTAAAGAACTACGTGCAAGAACAGGCGCAGGTATTTCAGATTGCAAAAAAGCACTAGAAGAAGCAAACGGTGATATCGAGAAAGCGATTGATATTTTAAGAGAAAGAGGTATTGCAAAGGCAGTTAAGAAGTCTGGACGTGTAACAAACGAGGGTGTTATTGCTGCTTACATACATCCAGGAAGCCAACTTGGAGTACTTGTTGAAGTAAATTGCGAAACTGATTTTGTTGCAAGAACTGATGAATTCAAAAAATTAGCCGATGAGATCGCACTTCAAATTGCAGCCTCATCACCTGAATATGTTTCTCGTGAAGATGTCCCGCAGGATGTTATAGAAAAAGAGAAGGAAATTTACAGAAAGCAGTTGGAAGAAGAAGGAAAGCCTGCCAATGTTATTGACAGAATCATCGAAGGAAAAATTGAAACATTCTTCAAGGAACATTGCCTTCTTGAGCAGCCATATTTAAGGGATGAAAGCATTACTATTGAGCAATTAATAAAGGAGCATATCGCAAAATTTGGCGAAAACATAACTGTAAGAAGATTTGCACGCTTCAAGGTAGGTGAGTAG
- a CDS encoding UMP kinase, with amino-acid sequence MPQYKRIILKLSGEALADVDGVGISKVTLDGLAEQIAYLHNQAIEIGVVIGGGNILRGAEAEKLGIDRATGDYMGMLATIINALALQNALLSRGIDARVMSSFTIPEVAEPYILAKALSHFSKNRVIIFGGGTGLPFFSTDTTAALRALELKAEALFKATKVDAVYSDDPTKNANAVRYETITYTEFLLKNLKVMDATAVSLCRDFKLPIILFSIKGKDTLIKAVIEGKVGTVIKEG; translated from the coding sequence TTGCCTCAGTATAAAAGAATTATACTGAAACTAAGCGGGGAAGCGCTTGCAGATGTCGATGGAGTTGGCATAAGCAAGGTAACCCTTGATGGACTTGCTGAGCAAATTGCGTATCTTCATAACCAGGCTATTGAAATTGGTGTGGTTATTGGTGGTGGAAATATTTTGCGTGGTGCAGAAGCAGAAAAATTAGGAATAGATAGAGCAACTGGTGATTATATGGGAATGCTTGCAACAATAATAAATGCACTTGCACTTCAAAATGCACTTTTGAGTAGAGGCATCGATGCACGAGTTATGTCCTCCTTTACAATTCCAGAGGTAGCAGAACCTTATATTCTTGCTAAGGCGCTCTCACACTTTTCAAAAAATAGAGTGATTATCTTTGGGGGAGGCACGGGTCTCCCCTTCTTTAGTACCGATACAACTGCGGCGCTTCGTGCACTTGAATTAAAGGCGGAAGCCTTATTTAAGGCAACAAAAGTTGATGCAGTTTATTCGGATGATCCTACTAAGAATGCTAACGCAGTAAGATACGAAACAATTACTTATACAGAGTTCTTACTTAAAAATTTGAAAGTAATGGATGCGACGGCAGTTTCCCTTTGCAGAGACTTTAAATTGCCAATAATTCTTTTTAGCATTAAGGGTAAGGATACACTAATTAAAGCGGTAATTGAAGGCAAAGTAGGAACAGTTATAAAGGAGGGATAG
- the frr gene encoding ribosome recycling factor gives MTLEQEKKILNEVEEKMKKAVEVMEREFSKIMATRVTPEILDPVKVEAYGTLMPLKQVATVVAPKPRLLVVEPWDKSLLKEIERAILKANLGVTPQSDGTTITLPFPKLTEEERQKFVVQVKKLAEEFREEVRAIRREEIEKIKTMEKNKEISEDDKFRLQEKIQQLTEKYIDIIDERLEKKEKEILEV, from the coding sequence ATGACTTTAGAACAAGAGAAAAAGATCCTAAATGAAGTTGAAGAGAAAATGAAAAAAGCAGTTGAAGTCATGGAACGAGAGTTTTCGAAAATTATGGCTACAAGAGTTACTCCAGAAATTCTTGATCCTGTTAAGGTAGAAGCCTATGGTACTTTAATGCCGCTTAAACAGGTTGCAACTGTTGTAGCTCCTAAACCGAGGCTTTTAGTAGTCGAGCCGTGGGACAAGTCTCTTTTGAAGGAAATAGAAAGAGCTATTTTAAAGGCAAATTTAGGTGTTACGCCTCAGAGCGATGGAACTACCATTACTCTTCCGTTTCCTAAGCTTACCGAAGAAGAAAGACAAAAATTTGTAGTTCAAGTTAAGAAACTTGCTGAAGAATTCAGAGAAGAAGTTAGAGCAATAAGACGTGAAGAAATCGAAAAGATAAAAACTATGGAAAAGAATAAAGAAATATCAGAAGACGATAAATTTAGACTCCAAGAAAAGATACAGCAACTTACGGAAAAGTATATTGACATAATTGACGAAAGACTAGAAAAGAAAGAGAAGGAGATTCTGGAGGTTTAA
- a CDS encoding isoprenyl transferase codes for MNLISPVPNHVAIIMDGNGRWATQRGLNRTEGHKEGVKVVKKIVEASVEVGVKYLTLFAFSTENWKRGPSEVNFLLNLFVDTIYNYIPELKRNSVKLNFIGDFTPLPVPLKKTMEYALKETSDGSSLVLTIAINYGGRHEILEACRKLCESNEDITEENFKKFLYTKDLPDPDLLIRTSGEMRISNFLLFQVAYTELYFTKTLWPDFTKEEYFKILQDFGKRERRFGGV; via the coding sequence ATGAATCTAATTTCTCCCGTTCCCAATCATGTTGCGATAATAATGGATGGGAACGGGAGATGGGCGACTCAACGTGGTCTCAACAGAACCGAGGGTCATAAAGAAGGCGTAAAGGTCGTAAAAAAGATAGTAGAGGCTTCTGTTGAGGTAGGCGTTAAATATTTAACTTTGTTTGCATTTTCTACTGAAAACTGGAAAAGAGGACCAAGCGAAGTAAATTTTTTGCTAAACTTATTCGTCGATACAATTTATAACTATATACCAGAACTTAAAAGAAATTCCGTGAAGTTAAATTTTATAGGTGATTTTACACCTCTCCCTGTGCCTTTAAAGAAGACAATGGAATATGCCTTGAAAGAAACTTCGGATGGCTCGAGTTTAGTATTAACAATTGCGATAAACTATGGTGGACGTCACGAGATCCTTGAAGCGTGTAGAAAATTATGCGAAAGTAATGAAGATATAACAGAGGAAAATTTTAAAAAGTTTCTATATACAAAAGATCTTCCAGATCCGGATCTGCTAATTAGGACAAGTGGGGAAATGCGTATAAGTAATTTTCTTCTATTTCAGGTAGCCTATACAGAACTTTATTTTACAAAAACATTATGGCCCGACTTCACAAAGGAAGAATATTTTAAAATATTGCAAGATTTTGGTAAGAGGGAAAGAAGATTCGGCGGTGTCTAA
- a CDS encoding 1-deoxy-D-xylulose-5-phosphate reductoisomerase, whose protein sequence is MSKKVVIFGSTGTLGKKAFEISLNLGYKIVGLTAYKNVFEIRKQMLLSNPSFVAVDDQLLGEIEEPNTKTYSLNEVHEHILEYEPDIVLFLASGITSAKAIRVCLEKGIRIGIANKESIIAFGEVLFENKNFGDLVIPVDSETSGIFQVLLGERKEDLERIIITASGGPFFNKKRDDLEKVSVKDVLNHPNWRMGSKITVDSANLVNKAFEVIETHFLFNVPYSKIDAVIHRESVIHAMAEFKDGEIKALLSTPDMAIPIQYSLTYPERKENNIKHLDLVSLGKLTFYEIDRDAFPLFDTILSYAMLGGNYLPSIVAIDEALVESFLSEEISFLDIEKYLIDFLGSIEFQKINSLEEGENVYNNTKNKILEILRRK, encoded by the coding sequence GTGTCTAAAAAAGTTGTTATATTTGGCTCAACAGGGACTCTTGGAAAAAAAGCTTTTGAAATTTCACTGAACCTTGGTTATAAAATTGTTGGTCTTACTGCTTATAAAAATGTTTTTGAAATTAGAAAACAAATGCTTCTTTCAAATCCATCCTTCGTTGCGGTAGACGATCAATTACTTGGAGAGATTGAGGAACCAAATACTAAAACATACTCTTTAAACGAAGTTCATGAGCATATACTTGAATACGAGCCTGACATTGTCCTCTTTCTTGCATCAGGTATAACCTCTGCGAAAGCAATAAGAGTATGCCTTGAAAAGGGCATAAGAATAGGGATAGCAAATAAAGAAAGTATAATTGCTTTTGGAGAAGTCCTGTTTGAAAATAAGAATTTTGGAGATCTCGTTATACCAGTAGATTCTGAGACTTCTGGCATTTTCCAGGTGTTGCTTGGGGAGAGGAAAGAAGATTTAGAAAGGATAATTATAACTGCCTCTGGTGGTCCGTTTTTTAACAAGAAGAGAGACGATTTAGAGAAAGTTTCTGTGAAAGACGTCTTGAATCATCCGAATTGGCGTATGGGCAGTAAAATAACAGTAGATTCTGCAAATCTTGTTAACAAGGCGTTTGAAGTTATTGAAACTCATTTTCTTTTTAATGTTCCTTACTCGAAAATTGATGCAGTTATTCATAGGGAAAGTGTTATTCACGCAATGGCTGAATTTAAAGATGGCGAGATAAAAGCCCTTTTAAGTACTCCAGATATGGCTATTCCAATACAGTATTCCTTAACTTATCCTGAAAGAAAAGAGAACAATATTAAGCACTTAGATTTGGTATCTTTAGGAAAACTAACATTTTATGAAATTGATAGAGATGCATTTCCACTATTTGATACCATTTTAAGTTATGCAATGCTTGGGGGAAATTATTTACCATCAATTGTTGCAATTGACGAAGCGTTGGTTGAAAGTTTCTTAAGCGAAGAGATTTCTTTCCTTGATATTGAGAAGTACTTAATAGATTTTTTGGGTTCCATTGAGTTTCAAAAAATCAACAGCTTGGAAGAGGGAGAAAATGTGTATAATAATACGAAAAATAAAATTTTAGAGATACTAAGGAGAAAATGA